CGGGAAGCTTTGGAAAAAAATCCAACTTGGTCAGTTCTTCCACCTGGTCTATGGTGGTAGCAAACGATTCCAAAGGTTCTGAGGATCCTTTGTTGGGAAGTAAAAAGGCTATGGCCTTGATAGTGGGTTCGGTATAATCCAGCAGGACCTTATAATATTGCTTGGGTACTGCCACTTTGTTTTTCCCGATAGTTTCGTAGGGCCCATCGGTTAATACCGGTCCGGTAACAATATAGAGTGCACCGTCTGTATCGACAAAATTTCGCACCGCAGATTCCAGATTGCTCCATATCCCACGGTTGAACTGCGGATCCTGGGGACTCATGTTAGTCAGATAAAAAGAATCGTCCATGGCCTCAGCCGACCAGTTTGAGTCAGCTGCGGGGATAAGGTGCCCTCGGTCATATCCGCTGCCTTTGTAATCATTCAGGGACGCCGAACCGTATTGGGCTTTGAAGTCGGGTCGGAAATTGTCAGTTCGTTCAAACGAACCGTAAAGCTCCTCACGGGTCAATTCATACGCAACCCAACGGGCTTGCTCATACTTGTCATCGTAACAGAGTGTATATCCGGTATGGGAAATTATTTCGTCATT
The sequence above is a segment of the Sphaerochaeta pleomorpha str. Grapes genome. Coding sequences within it:
- a CDS encoding DNA/RNA non-specific endonuclease, with translation MGKSKIKKSLDAKVSKAKKRGKRIARLLVILLILWILTLIFAPSEAKFEDSAISTIQDLELPASKDNDEIISHTGYTLCYDDKYEQARWVAYELTREELYGSFERTDNFRPDFKAQYGSASLNDYKGSGYDRGHLIPAADSNWSAEAMDDSFYLTNMSPQDPQFNRGIWSNLESAVRNFVDTDGALYIVTGPVLTDGPYETIGKNKVAVPKQYYKVLLDYTEPTIKAIAFLLPNKGSSEPLESFATTIDQVEELTKLDFFPKLPDTQESMLEGSYDVQDWDFGNFRSDAKTKSQYASVEKKVMKKASPVYTLAKNTLTGILVLVKKESLSLIKSIVPENILGNVTKAFD